A genomic region of Capra hircus breed San Clemente chromosome 19, ASM170441v1, whole genome shotgun sequence contains the following coding sequences:
- the ZMYND15 gene encoding zinc finger MYND domain-containing protein 15, translating to MEFVSGYRDEFLDFAALLFGWFHKFVAERGAVGTSLEGRWRQLEAQIRRLPQDPALWVLHVLPNRSVGISLGQGAEPGPGPGLGAARLLGDEPPLHLRDLSPYVSFVSLEEGEQGEEEEEEEEEENGKEEGAGTKKVETDEDGEPAPGSRETPREATPPGEPEEAQQEAGGGEDGKEDRAEDGPGPERRTGRRGDAAPLHLSCLLLVTDEHGIILGIDLLMEGAQGSTSRGSGAENLAPRAYALLCHSMVCPMGSGDPRKPRQLTVGDAQLHWELESLVPRLGVKLSKTPMRTWGPRPGFTFASLRARTCHVCHRHSFEVKLTPCPQCGAVLYCGEACLRADWKRCPDDVSHRFWCPRLAAFMERAGELATLPFTYTAEVTSETFNKEAFLASRGLTRGYWTQLSMLIPGPGAPRHPRGSTPSLSLLLHGDPYQPLQGDGPALMPPVPPDSPRGLFGSWQDYYIWRGLSLDSPMAVLLTYPLTVYYVITHLVPQSFPELNIQNKQSLKIHVVEAGKEFDLVMVFWELLVLLPHVALELQFVGDGLPPESDQQHFTLQRDGPEVSVRPGSGISARLSSGTKEKGGRRDLQIKVSARPYHLLQGPKPDLVIGFNSGFGLKDTWLSSLPRLQSLRVPAFFTESSEYGCVMDDQTMAVATGGGTSPPQPNPFRSPFRLRAADNCMPWYCNAFIFHLVYKPSHGSGARPAPGPVTPAPTPTAPPAPARRRRGEKKPGRGSRRRR from the exons ATGGAGTTTGTGTCTGGATACCGGGATGAATTCCTTGATTTTGCTGCCCTCCTCTTTGGCTGGTTCCACAAGTTCGTGGCAGAGCGCGGGGCTGTAGGGACCAGCCTTGAGGGTCGCTGGCGGCAGCTGGAGGCTCAGATCAGAAGGTTGCCCCAGGACCCGGCCCTTTGGGTGCTCCATGTCTTGCCCAACCGCAGTGTGGGCATCAGCCTGGGGCAAGGGGCAGAGCCAGGCCCTGGACCAGGCCTGGGGGCTGCCCGGCTGCTGGGAGATGAGCCCCCACTCCACCTGCGAGACCTAAGTCCCTATGTCAGCTTTGTCAGCCTGGAGGAAGGGGagcaaggagaggaggaggaggaggaggaagaagaagagaatgGAAAGGAGGAGGGTGCTGGCACCAAAAAGGTAGAAACGGACGAGGATGGGGAGCCGGCCCCTGGCAGCAGGGAGACCCCCCGGGAAGCCACCCCTCCAGGGGAGCCAGAGGAGGCCCAGCAGGAGGCTGGAGGTGGCGAGGATGGCAAAGAAGACAGGGCAGAAGACGGGCCGGGGCCTGAGAGGAGGACGGGGCGGAGAGGTG ATGCTGCCCCCTTGCACCTTTCCTGTCTCCTACTGGTGACGGATGAGCATGGCATCATCCTGGGCATTGACCTGCTGATGGAAGGAGCACAGGGGAGCACCAGCAGGGGCTCAGGGGCTGAGAACCTGGCTCCTCGAGCCTATGCTCTCCTCTGCCACAGCATGGTCTGCCCCATGGGCTCCGGAGACCCCCGAAAGCCCCGACAGCTTACTGTGGGAGATGCCCAGCTGCATTG GGAGCTGGAGAGTCTGGTCCCAAGGCTGGGAGTGAAGTTATCCAAGACCCCGATGCGGACATGGGGTCCCCGGCCAGGCTTCACCTTTGCCTCCCTTCGGGCTCGAACCTGCCATGTTTGTCACAGGCACAGCTTTGAAGTGAAACTGACACCCTG CCCCCAGTGCGGTGCTGTCTTGTACTGTGGAGAGGCTTGTCTCCGTGCGGACTGGAAGCGATGCCCTGATGACGTAAGCCACCGATTTTGGTGCCCAAGGCTTGCAGCCTTCATGGAGCGGGCTGGAGAACTGGCAACCCTGCCTTTTACCTACACCGCAG AGGTGACCAGTGAAACCTTTAACAAGGAGGCCTTCCTGGCCTCCCGCGGCCTCACTCGTGGCTACTGGACCCAGCTCAGCATGCTGATTCCAGGCCCTGGCGCCCCCAGGCACCCAAGGGGCAGCACACCctccctcagccttcttctccATG GAGATCCTTACCAGCCTCTCCAGGGGGATGGGCCTGCTCTGATGCCTCCAGTGCCCCCAGATTCACCCAGGGGCCTCTTTG GCTCGTGGCAGGATTACTACATTTGGCGGGGCCTCAGCTTGGACTCCCCCATGGCCGTGCTCCTCACCTACCCACTGACTGTGTACTACGTCATCACCCACCTGGTGCCCCAGTCCT TCCCTGAGCTCAATATCCAGAACAAACAGTCACTGAAAATCCACGTGGTGGAGGCCGGGAAGGAGTTTGACCTTGTCATGGTGTTTTGG GAACTCTTGGTCTTGCTCCCCCATGTGGCCCTGGAGCTGCAGTTTGTGGGTGATGGCCTGCCCCCTGAAAGTGACCAGCAGCACTTTACTCTGCAGAGG GATGGCCCTGAAGTATCTGTCCGCCCTGGTTCTGGCATATCAGCACGGCTCAGCTCTGGGACTAAGGAGAAGGGGGGCCGCAGAGACCTGCAGATCAAGGTGTCTGCAAGGCCATACCACCTGCTCCAGGGGCCCAAGCCTGACTTGGTCATCG GATTTAACTCTGGCTTTGGACTAAAGGACACTTGGCTGAGCTCGCTGCCCCGGTTACAG TCCCTCCGAGTGCCGGCGTTCTTCACCGAGAGCAGCGAGTATGGCTGTGTGATGGACGACCAGACCATGGCGGTGGCCACAGGAGGGGGGACCAGCCCTCCACAGCCCAACCCTTTCCGCTCCCCCTTTCGCCTCAGAGCGGCAGACAATTGCATGCCCTG GTACTGCAACGCTTTCATCTTCCACTTGGTCTACAAGCCCTCGCACGGAAGCGGGGCCCGCCCGGCGCCCGGGCCGGTGACTCCGGCCCCAACTCCTACAGCCCCTCCCGCCCCCGCCCGTAGGCGCCGAGGAGAAAAGAAACCTGGGCGGGGGTCCCGCCGGCGCAGGTGA